AAAACCAACCTCCATGCACTGGTTATACATAGTCTCTATAGCACGATTCCACTTGGTCAGACAGTCCCTGTAGCTGTTAAGGTCAAACCCAGCTATGGTGACTTTTCTAGATATCATGGAATGCACCGATGCACGACCATCCCGTACCATTAGAAGAAATTTGGCATTGGGAAAAATTCTGGCAAGATAAGTTAAGGACTTCAGAGCAAAAGGATCTTTATTACATAAATAGGGAGCAGGTTCCCCATGTTTAACAATGATTTCCAATAAAAAGGCTTGCATGGCTGAGTCCAGAACTTCATCTGTCACCCCTGCTTCATCCAGTCTGATTTTCTCTTTACTTGATCGGGCCCACATCTGTTTAACTGCCAGGATTCGAGGAATTACCCTAGTCTCTTCTCCACAGCGGATATCAGGGTGAGCATCTAGCATGGCACGCATTAGAGTAGTGCCACTTCGAGGCACTCCTCCAATAAATATTAAAGGCATGTCTTTATTGTAAGCAAAGGTTTTATTTGCTTTTAAGTTAAAGACTGTTCTTATTGTGCTTCTCTCACTTTCCATCCTCACTGGCTGGCTGCGTTCTTCTATTCTGTGGTGACACTCCATAGCATGTTGCCCcaaataaaacactgtaactgAACTGATCACAAGACATGCTAGCAACAAATTCTGTTTGAGTTTTCCAACCATTTTGATACAATAGTCACTTTAAATAAACCAATCTTTTACTCCGGATTATCTTCAGATTTTCGCGCCATGGAGATTATAGTCCAAGATGTTCCGGATCTGGTGggaataaaagaaaaaattaCAACTGCACTAAAAACTATTACAGATTAACATACATCCATCACTATGCCAGATATTTCAGCTGGAGATAAGTTACAGGATCCCTGGTGC
The nucleotide sequence above comes from Pelodiscus sinensis isolate JC-2024 chromosome 21, ASM4963464v1, whole genome shotgun sequence. Encoded proteins:
- the TPST1 gene encoding protein-tyrosine sulfotransferase 1 isoform X1, which codes for MVGKLKQNLLLACLVISSVTVFYLGQHAMECHHRIEERSQPVRMESERSTIRTVFNLKANKTFAYNKDMPLIFIGGVPRSGTTLMRAMLDAHPDIRCGEETRVIPRILAVKQMWARSSKEKIRLDEAGVTDEVLDSAMQAFLLEIIVKHGEPAPYLCNKDPFALKSLTYLARIFPNAKFLLMVRDGRASVHSMISRKVTIAGFDLNSYRDCLTKWNRAIETMYNQCMEVGFERCMLVHYEQLVLHPERWMRTLLKFLHIPWNQAVLHHEEMIGKAGGVSLSKVERSTDQVIKPVNVEALSKWVGKIPSDVLQDMPVIAPMLAKLGYDPYANPPNYGKPDQKVLENTRRVYKGEFQLPDFLKEMPQTEPVE
- the TPST1 gene encoding protein-tyrosine sulfotransferase 1 isoform X2; its protein translation is MVGKLKQNLLLACLVISSVTVFYLGQHAMECHHRIEERSQPVRMESERSTIRTVFNLKANKTFAYNKDMPLIFIGGVPRSGTTLMRAMLDAHPDIRCGEETRVIPRILAVKQMWARSSKEKIRLDEAGVTDEVLDSAMQAFLLEIIVKHGEPAPYLCNKDPFALKSLTYLARIFPNAKFLLMVRDGRASVHSMISRKVTIAGFDLNSYRDCLTKWNRAIETMYNQCMEVGFERCMLVHYEQLVLHPERWMRTLLKFLHIPWNQAVLHHEEMIGKAGGVSLSKVERSTDQVIKPVNVEALSKWVGKIPSDVLQDMPVIAPMLAKLGYDPYANPPNYGKPDQKVLENTRRLLMVQYADI
- the TPST1 gene encoding protein-tyrosine sulfotransferase 1 isoform X3 gives rise to the protein MVGKLKQNLLLACLVISSVTVFYLGQHAMECHHRIEERSQPVRMESERSTIRTVFNLKANKTFAYNKDMPLIFIGGVPRSGTTLMRAMLDAHPDIRCGEETRVIPRILAVKQMWARSSKEKIRLDEAGVTDEVLDSAMQAFLLEIIVKHGEPAPYLCNKDPFALKSLTYLARIFPNAKFLLMVRDGRASVHSMISRKVTIAGFDLNSYRDCLTKWNRAIETMYNQCMEVGFERCMLVHYEQLVLHPERWMRTLLKFLHIPWNQAVLHHEEMIGKAGGVSLSKVERSTDQVIKPVNVEALSKWVGKIPSDVLQDMPVIAPMLAKLGYDPYANPPNYGKPDQKVLENTRRSSFLKSS
- the TPST1 gene encoding protein-tyrosine sulfotransferase 1 isoform X4 yields the protein MVGKLKQNLLLACLVISSVTVFYLGQHAMECHHRIEERSQPVRMESERSTIRTVFNLKANKTFAYNKDMPLIFIGGVPRSGTTLMRAMLDAHPDIRCGEETRVIPRILAVKQMWARSSKEKIRLDEAGVTDEVLDSAMQAFLLEIIVKHGEPAPYLCNKDPFALKSLTYLARIFPNAKFLLMVRDGRASVHSMISRKVTIAGFDLNSYRDCLTKWNRAIETMYNQCMEVGFERCMLVHYEQLVLHPERWMRTLLKFLHIPWNQAVLHHEEMIGKAGGVSLSKVERSTDQVIKPVNVEALSKWVGKIPSDVLQDMPVIAPMLAKLGYDPYANPPNYGKPDQKVLENTRRTEPVE